One window of the Magnolia sinica isolate HGM2019 chromosome 19, MsV1, whole genome shotgun sequence genome contains the following:
- the LOC131235521 gene encoding luminal-binding protein 4-like has translation MCSPPYFNNAQRQATKDAGVIAGMNVARIINEPIAAAIAYGLEKKGGEKNILVFDLGGGTFDVSILTIDNGIFEVLTTNGDPSWRLTN, from the exons ATGTGCTCTCCACCATATTTTAACAATGCTCAAAGACAGGCTACCAAGGATGCTGGTGTTATTGCTGGAATGAATGTAGCCAGGATAATCAATGAACCAATAGCTGCAGCCATTGCCTATGGTTTGGAGAAGAAAGGTGGGGAGAAAAACATCCTTGTGTTCGACCTTGGTGGTGGGACATTTGATGTCAGTATCTTGACAATTGATAATGGGATTTTTGAGGTTCTAACCACAAATGGAGACCCATCTTGGAG gctgacaaaCTAA